GGGGCGGATCGTGCAGCGGCGGGGTGTCTCGCACGGTGGGGTCGCGAAGATGACCTGGCCGTTCTCCTCGCGGACGCTGCTCGGCTCCGGAAAGGTCCGTGAAGTCGCGGCTGCCTGCGAGGCCGCCGATGCCGACGCCGCGGTCTTCGTCGCCTCCTTGACGGAGCACCAGCAGTGCGTACTGACCGAGCTGCTCGGCTGCCGCGCGGTGAGCCTCTCCGAGGCCCTCGCCGCCGGCTGACAGCGAGCCCGGCTGCCCTCTCGGCCGCGCTCGCGCCGTGCGGCTCCGTCAGCTCTCGCCCGGCGACCCGGCCAGGTCGGCGGTGAGCTGGTGGTCGGCCCAGACATAGGTCTCGGGCAACAAGTCGGCTACGGGGACGGCCCGGAGGCGGTCGCCGGACCCGACGATGACCTTCAGGTCCGGGAAGTAGTCCAGCAGGACCTGACGGCACCGTCCGCACGGAGGCACGACCCCCCGGTCGCGGTCTCCCACGGCGACGATCGCGACCAGGTCGTAGGCGCCCTGGGCGGCTGCCGCGCCGAGGACGACCAGCTCGGCGCACGGGCCTCCCGTGAAGTGGTAGGCGTTCACGGCGGTGACGATCCGGCCGTCCTGGGCGCGGGCCGCAGCCGCCATGGTGTGGTTGTCGCCCCGGCAGCGGGTGCGCGCGATGTCGGCCGCGGCCTGGACGAGTTCGTGGTCTACCTGCTCTGCCTGCGTGGTCATCTTCCCTGCTTCCGTACGGTGTCACGCGACGATGACCCGGGCGGCGGCGGTACGCAAGCGGATATCGACCGGCCCCCGCGGACGGCTACGACGGCGCCGGGGTTCGGACGACCGCGCCGGGTTTCACTCGCCGTGCCGGTCCGGCTCGGAACGGATCGGGCGGTCGACGCGGTAGACGTAATGGGCGCGGTCGTCGATCGGGTTGTCGGGTTCGAGAGAGGCCTCCGCGACTCGGTGCAGGCCCGCCTTCTCCAAAGCCCGCCAGGACGCTCGGTTGGCCGTGTGGACAGGGACGATGATCGCGGTGGCCTCGGGATGGTCGCTCCAGGTCGCCGCGACGATCGCCCGGATCACGCGTACGCCATGGCCACGGCCGGTCAGGAGGGGATCTCCGATCAGGTAGTCGATCGCCATCGACCCGTCCGGCACGTCGACCTCGGCCGCCGCCAGCTCGGCCCGGTAGGCGGGGTAGTCGGCGAAACTGCAGCGCTGCATGAGGCCGATCGGTTCGCCGTCGAGGAGTACGAGCAGGTCCTCGGACGGCTCCTCCCCGCGGGCCGCGGGGCCGAAGTCGCGCGCGACGGCCTCGGGTGAGGTCTCGTGGTTCCACCAGCGTGCGACGTGCGGCTGGGCCAGCCACTGCCCCAGCAGCGGGAAGTCGGGTTCACCGAGTCGGCGCCACGTGATCATCAGGACTCCTCGACGGTTCGGCAGTTCGATGGGGAGATGGCTCGATGGGGAGACAGGGACGGGGCGATCGGGCGTCGCCGTGGTCGTGGTCGTGTGTCACGCAGCGTAAGCCGCCGCGACCGCCGATTCCGGTGGAAATGCGTTTCGTGCCGTGCGGCGGACGCCCTACGGTGACGCGGTGGCGATTCAGATGATCATTCTCAACGGTGGTTCCAGCTCGGGGAAGTCCGGGATCGTACGGTGCCTGCAGGACGTCCTGCCCGATCCGTGGCTCGCGTTCGGGTGCGACTCCTTCGTCGACTCCCTGCCCGCGAGGATGCAGGCGTCGGACGACGGGATCGCGTTCGCGGCGGATGGCGAGGTGACCGTCGGAGCGGACTTCCTCGCCCTGGAGGCGGCCTGGCGGGAGGGCGTCGCGACGATGGCCCGCGCGGGCGC
Above is a genomic segment from Streptomyces sp. NBC_00094 containing:
- a CDS encoding cytidine deaminase yields the protein MTTQAEQVDHELVQAAADIARTRCRGDNHTMAAAARAQDGRIVTAVNAYHFTGGPCAELVVLGAAAAQGAYDLVAIVAVGDRDRGVVPPCGRCRQVLLDYFPDLKVIVGSGDRLRAVPVADLLPETYVWADHQLTADLAGSPGES
- a CDS encoding GNAT family N-acetyltransferase, yielding MITWRRLGEPDFPLLGQWLAQPHVARWWNHETSPEAVARDFGPAARGEEPSEDLLVLLDGEPIGLMQRCSFADYPAYRAELAAAEVDVPDGSMAIDYLIGDPLLTGRGHGVRVIRAIVAATWSDHPEATAIIVPVHTANRASWRALEKAGLHRVAEASLEPDNPIDDRAHYVYRVDRPIRSEPDRHGE